One Gavia stellata isolate bGavSte3 chromosome 20, bGavSte3.hap2, whole genome shotgun sequence genomic region harbors:
- the SNTA1 gene encoding alpha-1-syntrophin codes for MAAGRRAPRTGLLELRGPGGQWLRVLLTLAEDALGVSPADGPGPAAGPGEAPAAQLNGGEPGSAVPEALANIRRTVRVVKQDVGGLGISIKGGRENKMPILISKIFKGLAADQTEALYVGDAILSVNGTDLSEATHDEAVQALKKTGKEVVLEVKYMKEISPYFKNSSAGATVSWDSSPAALQKRSSPLLPPRELREGRTVPLKMCYVSRKCLPADPEHRYLEVCSADGRVALFLRAKDEATAQSWLSAIQANAGALLPRVKEELRAQLAGTSMAAGRDVKHVGWLTEQLPSAGTRNLLAVLTEKELLLYGSLPQSRDALGKPAHSYPLIATRLVHSGPAKGSALYEAELSFALRTGTRLGVQTHLFSLESPRDLALWTRLLVDGTHGAAELVQEVSAACTWKGQDCTLSIHIDKGFTISTTEPGLSRTILLQQPFEKLQMSSDDGTKMLYLDFGGPEGEIQLDLHSCPKTIVFIIHSFLSAKVTRLGLLA; via the exons ATGGCGGCGGGCAGGCGCGCCCCGCGCACCGGGCTGCTGGAGCTGCGCGGCCCCGGCGGGCAGTGGCTCCGCGTCCTCCTCACCCTGGCCGAGGACGCGCTGGGGGTGAGCCCGGCCgacggccccggccccgctgccggccccggCGAGGCACCGGCGGCGCAGCTGAACGGCGGCGAACCGGGCTCCGCCGTGCCCGAGGCGCTCGCCAACATCAGGCGCACGGTGCGCGTCGTCAAGCAGGACGTGGGGGGGCTCGGCATCAGCATCAAAG gTGGCCGTGAGAATAAAATGCCCATCTTGATCTCCAAGATATTTAAGGGGCTGGCAGCGGATCAGACCGAGGCGCTGTACGTCGGGGACGCCATCCTCTCCGTCAACGGGACCGACCTGTCCGAGGCGACGCATGACGAGGCGGTGCAGGCGTTGAAGAAGACGGGCAAGGAGGTGGTCTTGGAAG TGAAGTACATGAAGGAGATCTCCCCCTACTTCAAGAACTCCTCGGCGGGGGCGACGGTCAGCTGGGACTCCTCTCCTGCGGCCCTGCAGAAGCGGTCATCCCCCCTCCTACCCCCTCGGGAGCTCCGGGAGGGCAGGACCGTGCCTCTGAAGATGTGCTATGTGTCCCGCAAGTGCCTCCCTGCCGACCCGGAGCACAG GTACCTGGAGGTGTGCTCGGCGGACGGGCGTGTTGCCCTCTTCCTGCGGGCGAAGGATGAGGCCACAGCGCAGTCATGGCTCAGCGCCATCCAGGCCAACGCGGGCGCGCTGCTGCCGCGGGTGAAGGAGGAGCTGCGAGCCCAGCTGGCGGGCACCAGCATGGCGGCTGGACGGGACGTCAAGCACGTGGGCTGGCTGACCGAGCAG CTCCCCAGCGCCGGCACCAGGAACCTCTTGGCCGTCCTCACCgagaaggagctgctgctgtaCGGCAGCCTGCCGCAGAGCCGCGACGCCCTGGGCAAGCCCGCGCACAGCTACCCCCTCATCGCCACCAG GCTGGTGCACTCGGGGCCGGCCAAGGGCTCGGCGCTGTACGAGGCGGAGCTGTCGTTCGCGCTGCGCACCGGCACCCGGCTGGGCGTGCAGACCCacctcttcagcctggagagccCCCGCGACCTGGCGCTGTGGACGCGGCTGCTGGTGGACGGCACCCACGGCGCTGCCGAGCTGGTCCAGGAGGTCTCGGCAG cctgcACATGGAAGGGGCAGGATTGCACCCTGTCCATCCACATCGACAAGGGCTTCACCATCTCCACCACTGAGCCCGGGCTCAGCAGGACcatcctgctccagcagccctTCGAGAAGCTGCAGATGTCCTCCGATGACGGCACCAAGATGCTCTACCTGGACTTCGGTGGCCCGGAGGGAGAGATT CAATTGGACCTTCACTCCTGCCCCAAAACCATCGTCTTCATCATCCACTCCTTCCTCTCGGCCAAGGTGAcccggctggggctgctggcgTGA